The Chitinophaga flava genome has a segment encoding these proteins:
- a CDS encoding VIT1/CCC1 transporter family protein, which translates to MTASHKAIRSSGWKTDFMIGFPDGLFLLFFATQVMQTFPMEVQTFYNIHLCICIAGSLLVIYSTYQANKGDTQHDSLLLSDEERQKLQKLDIHDNTIAHIEDEMKKDAALWETTLQQEQVVETTFNLSRAIRSALFAAFFFLLGASLSFGPYLSNENFGAASQTSMMLVFLGLTVFSFIKAKITHQRPLPVVLRYWIMGAGVFCGAWVLHKIF; encoded by the coding sequence ATGACAGCATCACATAAAGCCATCCGCAGTTCCGGGTGGAAAACCGACTTCATGATCGGCTTTCCTGATGGATTGTTCCTGCTATTTTTTGCGACTCAGGTCATGCAGACCTTTCCCATGGAGGTACAAACCTTCTACAATATCCACCTGTGCATCTGTATCGCCGGAAGCCTGCTGGTAATATACAGCACCTACCAGGCCAATAAAGGCGATACCCAGCATGATAGCCTGCTCCTGTCTGACGAAGAACGACAGAAGCTGCAAAAGCTGGACATTCATGACAACACCATCGCCCATATTGAGGATGAAATGAAAAAGGATGCCGCATTATGGGAAACCACTCTTCAGCAGGAACAGGTAGTGGAAACTACGTTTAACCTTAGCCGTGCTATACGCAGTGCTTTATTTGCCGCCTTCTTTTTTTTACTGGGAGCATCTTTGTCGTTTGGACCTTATCTGTCCAACGAGAATTTCGGGGCTGCCTCACAAACCAGTATGATGCTGGTTTTCCTTGGACTAACAGTATTCAGTTTTATAAAAGCTAAAATAACGCACCAGCGCCCATTACCAGTTGTATTACGTTACTGGATAATGGGCGCCGGTGTATTTTGCGGAGCGTGGGTATTACATAAAATATTCTGA
- a CDS encoding S9 family peptidase yields MKKITLLVIVLAVSSTSLFAQPGKGIRWSRDGRAILKAEPQGIVASPLSGAAPTVVVPSSQYTPAGTAKALPIRDFHFSADEKKLLIYTNAKKVWRYETRGDYWLLDLTSGKMQQLGKDKPASSLMFAKLSPDGTKAAYVSDHNLYVEDLKTGETKALTTNGTRRFINGTFDWAYEEEFGCRDGFRWSPDSKSIAYWQIDATKIRDFLMINNTDSIYSFTVPVEYPVAGESPSACRVGVVDIQTAGTRWMEVPGDAQQHYIPRMEWVPGKKQLIIQQLNRKQNDSKIMLCDATNGKVRTLYEEKDSAWIDVKSRWDDDNIAGWDFIRNGKEFIWVSEQDGWRHLYNVNAENGKATLLTSGNYDVISIAKIDEANNQIWFMASPDNATQQYLYKISLNGGKAERITPADQPGTHEYQISPSSSWAIHQFSNACTYPVSENLELPGHTSGTQVVAKAIRESASAGKCVEYFQVQTADGVTIDGWMHKPANFNPAKKYPVVFYVYGEPAGATTLDAIGAGRNFLYDGDMAADGYIYVSMDNRGTPLPKGRYWRKSIYRKVGVLNARDQAQAAQALMKKYAFIDPARTAVWGWSGGGSMTLNLMFQYPEIYKTGIAIAAVGNQLTYDNIYQERYMGLPEENREDFVKGSPITYAHNLKGNLLYIHGTGDDNVHYQNAEMLLNELIKNNKQIQFMAYPNRTHSISEGSGTFIHLSTLYTNYLKAHCEPGGK; encoded by the coding sequence ATGAAGAAAATAACACTATTGGTCATCGTGTTGGCAGTGAGCAGCACCAGTCTGTTTGCCCAACCAGGAAAAGGAATCAGATGGTCCCGCGATGGGCGGGCTATACTAAAAGCCGAACCACAGGGCATTGTCGCCAGCCCGTTATCCGGAGCAGCTCCCACCGTGGTAGTACCCTCCTCACAATACACGCCGGCAGGCACCGCCAAAGCGCTACCTATCCGGGATTTTCATTTCTCCGCTGATGAAAAAAAACTGCTGATCTACACCAACGCAAAGAAAGTATGGCGTTATGAAACACGCGGCGATTACTGGCTGTTAGACCTGACATCCGGTAAAATGCAACAGCTGGGTAAAGATAAACCTGCTTCTTCCCTCATGTTTGCCAAACTCTCACCCGACGGTACAAAGGCCGCCTATGTCAGTGACCACAACCTCTACGTGGAAGATCTGAAAACAGGTGAAACTAAAGCACTCACCACCAACGGTACCCGCCGATTTATCAACGGTACTTTCGACTGGGCCTATGAAGAAGAATTCGGCTGCCGCGACGGTTTCCGCTGGAGCCCCGATAGCAAAAGTATTGCCTACTGGCAGATTGATGCTACCAAAATCCGCGACTTCCTCATGATCAACAATACTGATTCCATCTATTCCTTTACCGTGCCGGTAGAATACCCTGTAGCAGGAGAGAGCCCTTCAGCCTGTCGTGTAGGCGTGGTTGATATTCAGACTGCCGGTACCCGATGGATGGAAGTACCCGGAGACGCGCAACAGCACTATATTCCACGGATGGAATGGGTGCCCGGAAAAAAACAACTGATCATACAGCAACTTAACCGTAAGCAAAACGACAGTAAAATTATGCTCTGCGATGCTACTAACGGTAAAGTACGTACGCTGTATGAAGAAAAAGACAGCGCCTGGATCGATGTGAAATCCCGCTGGGATGATGATAATATTGCCGGATGGGACTTTATCCGTAACGGAAAGGAATTTATCTGGGTGAGCGAACAGGATGGATGGCGTCATCTTTATAATGTAAACGCAGAGAACGGGAAAGCCACGCTGCTGACATCTGGTAACTATGATGTGATCAGCATTGCTAAAATAGATGAAGCCAATAATCAGATCTGGTTTATGGCCTCTCCTGATAATGCAACACAACAGTATCTGTATAAAATATCGCTCAACGGCGGCAAAGCAGAACGCATAACACCTGCCGACCAACCCGGTACACACGAATACCAGATTTCTCCCTCCAGCTCCTGGGCCATACATCAGTTCAGCAATGCATGTACCTATCCGGTGAGTGAAAACCTGGAACTGCCTGGTCATACCAGCGGTACCCAGGTTGTCGCCAAAGCGATCCGGGAATCAGCCTCCGCTGGTAAATGTGTGGAGTACTTCCAGGTTCAGACTGCCGATGGTGTTACTATCGATGGATGGATGCATAAACCGGCGAATTTTAATCCGGCAAAAAAATATCCGGTTGTATTTTATGTATATGGTGAGCCTGCAGGCGCCACCACATTAGATGCTATCGGCGCAGGCCGCAACTTTCTGTACGACGGAGACATGGCCGCTGATGGTTATATCTATGTGTCGATGGATAACAGAGGAACACCGCTTCCCAAAGGACGTTACTGGCGTAAAAGCATCTATCGTAAAGTGGGCGTGCTCAATGCCCGCGATCAGGCCCAGGCTGCCCAGGCACTGATGAAAAAATATGCTTTCATTGATCCTGCGCGTACAGCGGTGTGGGGCTGGAGCGGTGGCGGTTCCATGACGCTTAACCTCATGTTCCAGTATCCTGAAATCTATAAAACCGGTATTGCTATCGCTGCAGTAGGTAACCAGCTTACTTATGACAACATCTATCAGGAACGTTATATGGGCCTGCCGGAAGAAAACCGGGAGGATTTTGTTAAAGGGTCTCCCATCACCTATGCCCACAATCTGAAGGGCAATCTGCTCTATATTCATGGTACCGGTGATGATAACGTACATTACCAGAATGCAGAAATGTTGCTGAATGAACTGATCAAAAACAATAAGCAGATACAGTTCATGGCCTATCCAAACCGCACTCACAGCATCTCTGAAGGTAGTGGAACTTTCATACATCTTTCTACGTTGTACACTAACTATCTGAAAGCGCACTGCGAACCAGGAGGGAAATAA
- a CDS encoding trimeric intracellular cation channel family protein → MQLTYIQGLELCGTFAFAVSGATAAINKSYDVIGLLALAFITAIGGGTIRDLLIGATPVAWMTDELSNTAIIAAAVIAAVFFSYVKRLQRWLNIFDAIGLGLFTITGINKGMAAGLPVPVCVALGVITGAFGGLLRDVITGEQPILFTREIYAVASIAGGCLYILAGRFTSCSGDIIQSISVTVIVSIRLLSLRYNWQLPRIRQ, encoded by the coding sequence ATGCAACTCACCTATATACAGGGGCTGGAACTATGCGGCACCTTTGCATTCGCTGTTTCCGGTGCAACAGCAGCTATTAATAAATCCTATGATGTTATCGGGCTCCTGGCCCTTGCTTTCATTACCGCTATTGGAGGCGGGACTATACGTGATCTGCTGATCGGCGCCACTCCTGTAGCCTGGATGACCGATGAACTCAGTAATACTGCGATCATCGCGGCCGCTGTCATCGCTGCTGTATTTTTCTCCTATGTAAAAAGACTGCAACGCTGGCTTAATATTTTTGATGCCATTGGTTTGGGGTTATTCACTATCACCGGCATCAACAAAGGCATGGCTGCAGGGCTGCCAGTGCCGGTATGCGTAGCATTGGGTGTTATCACCGGAGCATTCGGAGGACTGCTCCGCGATGTTATTACCGGTGAACAACCAATTCTGTTTACCCGTGAGATCTATGCAGTAGCCTCCATAGCGGGCGGTTGTCTTTATATACTGGCAGGACGTTTTACCAGCTGCTCCGGCGATATCATACAGAGTATATCCGTTACCGTTATAGTAAGTATACGACTCTTAAGTCTGCGTTATAACTGGCAACTACCACGTATACGACAATAA
- a CDS encoding MarC family protein, with protein MMSLFDNYFAFATTVFMGLLAIVNPISAIPVFMELTSYMDKKAKRNIATKSVLIAFCIILVFSVAGKLIFHVFGITLAALRVTGGILVFVIGYEMVRGKNENVQSEKLGDQPVKADQGISVAITPLAMPLLAGPGAITTSMSYSAAKDLTHLAIVMAVYAIICYITYLLFIAGERIVSIIGTNVMMVITKMMGLILAVIGVQMFALGLKELFNF; from the coding sequence ATGATGTCTCTGTTCGATAATTACTTCGCGTTTGCCACTACAGTATTCATGGGATTGCTGGCTATTGTCAATCCTATCTCCGCTATTCCCGTTTTTATGGAGCTTACTTCCTATATGGATAAAAAAGCGAAGCGGAACATTGCCACCAAATCCGTGCTGATAGCCTTCTGTATCATACTGGTATTTAGTGTGGCCGGGAAGCTGATCTTTCACGTATTTGGGATTACTCTGGCCGCGCTGCGTGTAACAGGTGGTATCCTGGTATTTGTGATCGGTTATGAAATGGTGCGCGGTAAAAACGAGAACGTCCAGTCCGAGAAACTGGGTGACCAGCCTGTAAAGGCAGATCAGGGCATCAGTGTGGCTATCACTCCGCTGGCTATGCCATTACTGGCAGGCCCCGGTGCTATTACTACTTCCATGAGCTATTCCGCCGCCAAAGACCTGACTCATCTCGCCATTGTTATGGCTGTATACGCCATTATATGTTACATCACCTATTTATTGTTTATCGCCGGTGAACGTATTGTCAGCATTATTGGTACTAACGTTATGATGGTAATAACCAAGATGATGGGGCTTATCCTCGCAGTGATAGGGGTTCAGATGTTTGCCCTTGGCCTTAAAGAGCTGTTCAACTTCTAA
- a CDS encoding efflux RND transporter periplasmic adaptor subunit → MKNIHIVWMMLGLAVALAACHSEATPEYREPVAKGRQYQLAKVVQEPLSGSIRLPGTLEAFQKVSIYPRVNGFVNRVLVDRGSRVKKGQVLLVLDAPEITQQYYAAQSKYLQAAAMYAASKDNYERTIATSDETPGTISAHDLELSKARMLADSALMNSEQANLRARGVMRDYLTVTAPFDGVITERNIHPGALVGPDTKVGDKPMLMLEEEDKLRLVLQVPEIYSGQLMNQSGVNFGVNAMPGKTFQGTISREAGTLNDRYRSEAVEIDVENSSRTLKPGMYAEITMPVNGSAAALVVPSSAVVMSTEKKYVVLLKEHRTRWVDVQEGNHHNDSTEVFGDLRAGDEVIVNATDEIKEGTIIH, encoded by the coding sequence ATGAAAAATATACATATTGTTTGGATGATGCTGGGGCTGGCAGTTGCGCTGGCAGCCTGTCATTCGGAAGCTACACCGGAATACAGGGAGCCTGTCGCCAAAGGACGGCAATACCAGCTGGCAAAGGTGGTACAGGAGCCGTTGTCGGGGAGTATTCGTCTGCCTGGCACACTGGAGGCATTTCAGAAAGTGAGCATTTATCCGAGAGTAAATGGTTTTGTAAATCGTGTTCTGGTAGATCGCGGCTCTCGTGTAAAAAAGGGACAGGTACTGCTGGTGCTGGATGCTCCGGAGATCACACAACAATATTATGCAGCGCAGTCGAAGTATCTGCAGGCGGCTGCTATGTATGCAGCGAGCAAGGATAATTATGAGCGCACGATAGCTACCAGCGATGAAACACCAGGCACTATTTCCGCACACGATCTGGAACTTTCCAAAGCCCGTATGCTGGCGGATAGTGCATTGATGAACAGCGAACAGGCCAATCTGCGGGCAAGAGGTGTTATGCGTGATTATCTGACTGTAACAGCACCATTTGATGGTGTGATCACAGAAAGAAATATTCACCCTGGTGCGCTGGTAGGCCCCGATACTAAAGTAGGAGATAAACCTATGCTGATGCTGGAAGAGGAGGATAAGCTGAGGTTGGTTTTACAGGTGCCTGAAATTTATAGTGGGCAGCTGATGAACCAATCGGGTGTGAACTTTGGCGTAAATGCCATGCCCGGGAAAACCTTTCAGGGAACAATTTCCCGTGAGGCAGGTACACTGAATGACCGGTATCGTTCCGAAGCTGTGGAGATAGATGTAGAAAACAGTTCACGCACCCTCAAACCAGGTATGTATGCAGAAATCACCATGCCGGTAAATGGTTCGGCGGCCGCCTTGGTAGTGCCTTCTTCAGCCGTGGTGATGTCTACAGAAAAAAAGTATGTAGTGCTGCTGAAAGAACATCGTACCAGGTGGGTGGATGTACAGGAAGGAAATCATCATAACGATTCCACAGAAGTGTTTGGAGACCTGAGAGCAGGAGATGAGGTGATTGTGAATGCTACTGACGAAATCAAGGAGGGTACTATCATTCATTAA